The Candidatus Effluviviaceae Genus V sp. DNA window CCGGCTCCCCCTCCACGGCGATGCCGAGCCAGTACGGTGCGTCGAACGGCAGGTCGAGCGGTGTGTCGCTCCCGAGGATCACGTTGAAGATCCCGTCGGTCACGGCAACGTGTTTGGATCCGGACCACAGCGTATTCCCGGTTGTTTCGCTGTCGTAGATCGTGAACTCCATCCGATACGTCGCGTCGGGCACGGGACTGCCGACGTCGTCCTTGAGCACGCCCTGATAGCTCATCGTCTTGGGCGGCGCGGCGAGGGCGACCGCC harbors:
- a CDS encoding collagen-like protein; translated protein: MRLTALCAAVILAAAAVALAAPPKTMSYQGVLKDDVGSPVPDATYRMEFTIYDSETTGNTLWSGSKHVAVTDGIFNVILGSDTPLDLPFDAPYWLGIAVEGEP